The following proteins come from a genomic window of Pseudomonadota bacterium:
- the tsaD gene encoding tRNA (adenosine(37)-N6)-threonylcarbamoyltransferase complex transferase subunit TsaD yields the protein MRVLGIETSCDETGVAVYDGDRGLVANALYSQVGLHARYGGVVPELASRDHVRKLTPMLREVIAQAGGRIDGIAYTAGPGLVGALMVGAAVAKSLAYGWEVPALGLHHMEGHLLAAMLESEPPQFPFVSLLVSGGHTLLVDVQGLGVYSVLGETLDDAAGEAFDKTAKLLGLPYPGGPALAKLAGEGRSGRFDLPRPMMHRPGLDFSFSGLKTAAMLAWEKSDQSAASRADLARAFEDAVIDTLVGKSLRALQQTGRKTLVVAGGVGANRKLRKTLTDAIGERVHFPRPELCTDNGSMIAYAGFLRMKAGESDSGGICVRTRWPLDQLSPP from the coding sequence ATGCGTGTACTGGGTATAGAAACCTCCTGCGACGAAACCGGGGTAGCGGTTTATGATGGCGACCGGGGTCTGGTGGCCAATGCCCTCTATTCGCAGGTCGGTCTGCACGCCCGGTATGGCGGCGTGGTGCCGGAGCTGGCATCCCGTGATCATGTGAGAAAATTGACCCCGATGCTGCGCGAGGTGATCGCGCAGGCGGGTGGCCGGATAGATGGCATTGCCTATACCGCAGGGCCAGGGCTGGTTGGCGCGCTGATGGTCGGCGCCGCGGTCGCCAAGAGCCTGGCTTACGGATGGGAGGTGCCGGCGCTGGGACTGCATCATATGGAAGGTCACCTGCTCGCGGCTATGCTGGAGTCAGAACCCCCGCAATTTCCCTTTGTCTCGTTGTTGGTGTCCGGCGGGCATACGCTTTTGGTCGATGTCCAGGGCCTGGGCGTTTATAGCGTGCTTGGGGAAACGCTCGACGATGCGGCGGGCGAGGCGTTTGACAAGACCGCCAAGCTGCTCGGACTTCCTTATCCCGGAGGGCCCGCACTGGCGAAACTGGCTGGCGAAGGGCGGTCTGGCCGCTTCGATTTGCCCAGGCCGATGATGCATCGTCCGGGGCTGGATTTCAGTTTTTCCGGCCTGAAGACCGCGGCTATGCTGGCTTGGGAAAAGTCCGATCAGAGCGCTGCATCGCGAGCCGATCTGGCCCGTGCGTTTGAAGACGCTGTTATCGATACCCTGGTCGGCAAATCCCTGCGCGCGTTGCAGCAGACGGGCCGCAAGACCCTGGTGGTTGCCGGCGGCGTAGGCGCCAACAGGAAGCTGCGCAAGACGCTGACTGATGCGATTGGCGAGCGGGTACATTTCCCGAGACCCGAACTTTGTACGGACAACGGGTCGATGATCGCCTATGCGGGGTTCCTGAGGATGAAGGCCGGGGAGTCGGATTCGGGTGGGATATGCGTGCGGACACGCTGGCCGCTTGACCAGCTCTCGCCACCATGA
- the folK gene encoding 2-amino-4-hydroxy-6-hydroxymethyldihydropteridine diphosphokinase gives MPVAEAFIGIGSNIEPRRFLSAGIRLLRERFGPLELSPVYRNSAVGFDGDDFFNLVAGFSSAREPLDLAADLRMIEDRCQRDRNLPRYAPRTLDLDLLLYGDAMFSVAGLKIPRPEILQRSYILKPMADLRPDMLHPAGNLSFAELWQRFDAASHPLHEVAMVL, from the coding sequence ATGCCAGTCGCTGAGGCCTTTATCGGCATCGGTAGCAATATCGAACCACGGCGGTTTCTGAGCGCCGGCATCCGTTTGCTGCGCGAGCGATTCGGCCCTCTGGAATTGTCACCGGTCTATCGAAACTCGGCGGTGGGATTCGATGGCGACGATTTTTTTAACCTGGTGGCTGGCTTTTCCAGCGCCCGGGAACCGCTGGACCTGGCGGCCGACCTGCGCATGATCGAAGATCGCTGCCAGCGGGACCGCAACCTTCCCCGCTATGCCCCGAGGACGCTGGATCTCGATTTACTGCTCTATGGGGATGCCATGTTTAGCGTAGCGGGTCTGAAGATTCCGCGGCCGGAAATTCTGCAACGATCTTATATCCTCAAGCCTATGGCTGATCTGCGGCCGGACATGCTGCACCCGGCCGGCAATCTGAGCTTTGCCGAATTGTGGCAACGCTTCGATGCCGCCAGTCATCCACTGCACGAGGTTGCCATGGTGCTGTGA
- a CDS encoding pteridine reductase yields MNKKTPAGLEKKTVLVTGGARRIGAAIVRECHRAGARVFVHYRNSEVPAQQLTKELNAVRADSAVAIHADLQDPLAAAGLAKKVREHGGRLDVLVNNAADFFATPFGSVSQDDWDRLISSNLRAPLFLSQAVLPLLKKSGGLILNILDIHAGKPLAGYSVYCVAKAGLSMLTRSLALELAPEVRVNGIAPGAILWPEQGLTAEQKDAVLAQTPLGRTGDAGDIASLAVFLATRAGYITGQVIAVDGGRSLTS; encoded by the coding sequence ATGAATAAGAAAACCCCGGCGGGGCTGGAGAAAAAAACGGTACTGGTTACCGGCGGCGCCAGGCGAATCGGCGCAGCTATAGTTCGTGAATGCCATCGCGCGGGCGCCCGCGTATTTGTCCATTACCGCAATTCCGAGGTACCGGCGCAGCAACTGACCAAGGAACTGAATGCCGTCCGCGCGGACTCCGCCGTTGCAATTCACGCCGATCTGCAGGATCCGCTGGCAGCGGCGGGCCTGGCGAAAAAAGTCAGGGAACATGGCGGACGGCTGGATGTCCTGGTCAACAACGCAGCCGATTTTTTTGCCACCCCATTCGGCTCGGTCAGCCAGGACGACTGGGATCGCCTGATCAGCAGCAATCTCCGCGCTCCGCTTTTCCTCAGCCAGGCGGTTCTTCCCTTACTGAAAAAATCCGGCGGCCTGATCCTCAACATTCTGGATATTCATGCCGGCAAACCGCTGGCGGGGTATTCAGTTTACTGTGTCGCCAAGGCCGGCCTGTCGATGCTGACCCGCTCGCTGGCACTGGAACTGGCCCCGGAAGTCAGAGTCAACGGCATCGCACCTGGCGCTATTCTGTGGCCCGAACAAGGCCTTACCGCTGAACAAAAGGATGCGGTTCTGGCGCAGACACCGCTGGGCAGAACCGGCGATGCCGGCGATATTGCCAGTCTCGCAGTTTTCCTGGCGACCCGAGCCGGCTACATCACGGGTCAGGTCATTGCCGTGGATGGCGGCCGTAGCCTGACTTCTTAA
- a CDS encoding TonB family protein, with protein MAKAGKQPEIMILLLSSDQEFLGQVTDAVEERYVLFHAKDLKQALGFDHLNQIALLIADSELLSGEPAPMLERLSRRAPGMVQVVAGTANDRPRLKQLMNDGKIFRVLTKPCQPGQTRLYIEAAIKQAMQMRGFDHSVEKPSGRSWKKPALIVGSAAAVLVSVAFVIPWGGDNTAAPDDYLASGQGALIEQHLDMARSAMGEKRYFEPKNNNAIYYYYQILTLDPNNVGAQRGIMAAADEVLAQTEQDLLQNRTARAAKALVMIRNVLPDHPRLAFFDSLVGATSPEQRMSNARRAIAAGQYERAFGLLAEVSTGGSATLPAMEKAVLGGVLEHARAAISSGEIGRALDLIDRVKVINSLYGGIAEIGDQLGQKYSTLMSEARTETDNGNLGTAENLLRQAETIPVASVSSIRQARARISKAQQAMGEEAAALAALKRREEQIADRVNALNQEFRASIADNRLLSPRKGNALFFLNEMRELNPASEEYSAGSLALTNKLLEQMWQDLAAREYAAAESFLQQAEQLGGDSEELTAARSGLEQDWAAHQGSIAIPATKMKMTNFVEPDFPKRALRRNIVGWVDVEFTVTATGEVSEIEIIGAKKAGYFEKTTRLAVAQWRFEPHVFRGEPHKQRVSARLQFNL; from the coding sequence GTGGCAAAAGCAGGCAAACAACCGGAAATCATGATTCTGCTGCTATCCAGCGACCAGGAGTTTTTGGGCCAGGTCACAGACGCGGTTGAAGAACGCTATGTGCTGTTCCACGCAAAGGATCTGAAACAGGCCCTCGGGTTTGATCACCTAAACCAGATCGCTCTATTGATTGCCGACTCCGAACTGCTGAGCGGCGAGCCCGCACCTATGCTCGAACGCTTGAGCCGTCGTGCGCCAGGCATGGTTCAGGTGGTTGCCGGCACCGCTAATGACAGGCCCAGGCTGAAACAATTGATGAATGACGGCAAGATTTTCCGGGTACTCACCAAACCATGCCAGCCGGGACAAACCAGACTTTATATAGAAGCCGCCATCAAACAGGCGATGCAGATGCGCGGCTTCGACCACAGCGTGGAAAAACCGTCCGGGCGCTCCTGGAAAAAACCCGCATTGATCGTCGGCAGTGCGGCAGCCGTACTCGTATCGGTCGCATTCGTCATTCCCTGGGGTGGCGATAATACTGCGGCGCCTGACGATTACCTTGCATCGGGCCAGGGCGCGCTGATCGAGCAGCATCTGGATATGGCCAGGTCAGCCATGGGAGAGAAACGATATTTTGAGCCAAAAAATAACAATGCGATTTATTATTATTATCAGATTCTGACCCTGGATCCGAACAATGTCGGCGCCCAACGAGGGATTATGGCTGCAGCCGACGAAGTACTCGCGCAAACCGAACAGGATCTGCTTCAGAACAGGACCGCCAGAGCAGCGAAGGCGCTGGTCATGATCAGAAATGTGCTTCCCGATCACCCGCGCCTGGCTTTTTTTGACTCGCTGGTCGGCGCCACCTCACCGGAACAGCGCATGAGCAATGCGCGCAGAGCGATCGCCGCCGGCCAATACGAGCGAGCATTTGGTCTCTTGGCCGAAGTATCCACCGGCGGTTCGGCAACACTCCCAGCGATGGAAAAGGCCGTGCTCGGAGGTGTCCTGGAACACGCACGGGCCGCGATATCGAGCGGTGAAATTGGCCGGGCACTGGACCTGATTGACCGCGTTAAGGTAATCAATTCCCTCTACGGCGGGATTGCCGAAATTGGAGATCAGCTTGGCCAGAAGTATTCGACGCTCATGAGCGAAGCTCGTACTGAAACCGATAATGGAAATCTCGGTACTGCCGAGAACCTGCTGCGACAGGCCGAAACAATTCCGGTTGCCAGCGTATCTTCTATCAGGCAGGCACGCGCTCGTATTTCGAAGGCTCAGCAGGCAATGGGCGAAGAAGCTGCCGCGCTGGCCGCGCTGAAAAGGCGTGAGGAGCAAATAGCCGACCGGGTAAACGCCCTGAACCAGGAATTTCGAGCCAGCATCGCGGACAACCGTCTGCTGTCGCCGCGGAAAGGCAACGCGCTCTTTTTTCTGAATGAAATGCGGGAACTGAATCCGGCCAGCGAAGAATATAGTGCCGGGTCATTGGCACTGACCAACAAACTGCTGGAACAAATGTGGCAAGACCTCGCGGCGCGGGAGTATGCCGCTGCCGAGTCTTTTTTACAGCAGGCTGAACAACTCGGCGGCGATAGCGAAGAGCTGACAGCGGCACGTTCCGGACTGGAACAGGATTGGGCCGCTCACCAAGGTAGCATTGCAATCCCGGCGACGAAGATGAAAATGACGAATTTTGTGGAGCCGGACTTTCCGAAACGCGCTTTGCGCCGGAACATAGTGGGCTGGGTGGACGTCGAGTTCACGGTCACAGCAACTGGTGAAGTCAGCGAAATCGAAATCATTGGGGCCAAAAAAGCCGGCTACTTCGAAAAAACCACGCGGCTAGCAGTCGCCCAGTGGCGCTTCGAACCACACGTATTTCGTGGCGAGCCTCACAAGCAACGAGTATCGGCACGCCTGCAGTTCAATTTGTAA
- a CDS encoding DNA primase has product MQMAGRIPKAFIDELISRTDIVDLIGTRIQLKKAGREYKACCPFHDEKTPSFTVSQAKQFYHCFGCNAHGTALGFLMEYDRLEFVEAVETLAATMGMEVPHEGGSAAPRQDQNLYPLLADAEKFFCERLKKDDRAIAYLKKRGLSGETAARFGIGYAADAWDELLRELGADSQARKRMVLAGLVIEKDHNKVYDRFRDRIMFPIRDSRGRCIGFGGRVLDKGEPKYLNSPETSLFHKGRELYGLYEARQQNRELARLIVVEGYMDVVGLAQHGITNAVATLGTATTAAHLRRLFQASEEIVFCFDGDKAGRAAAWRALENALPQTGGGHQIRFLFLPDGQDPDSVVRENGADTFASYMAQSETLSEYLMRHLSEQVDMSKLDGKARFAELARPLLRQIPPGAFRELLAGEIAELAGAGNRLARQLAEDGRRPKRAPRSSRSSGRGDLVRQAVTTLLRYPTVAAHAGDTGWLLEMEGEGCRILGLLLEDALNSPNITTAMLLERHRDDDQSAALMKLAASESLVDEEQAIAEFRDALSILSRQSAGMRLDTLLDNARHKELNADEKKELKDLLAKRQSVEVVVDR; this is encoded by the coding sequence ATTCAGATGGCAGGCCGCATTCCAAAAGCATTCATCGATGAACTGATCAGCCGGACCGATATAGTCGATCTGATCGGTACCCGTATCCAGCTAAAAAAGGCCGGTCGTGAATACAAGGCTTGCTGTCCCTTTCACGATGAGAAAACACCGTCTTTTACCGTGAGCCAGGCCAAGCAGTTTTACCACTGCTTTGGCTGCAACGCGCATGGCACCGCACTGGGCTTCCTCATGGAATACGATCGGCTGGAATTTGTCGAGGCGGTGGAAACGCTGGCCGCCACCATGGGTATGGAAGTACCGCATGAAGGCGGGTCGGCGGCGCCACGCCAGGACCAAAACCTGTACCCGCTGCTCGCCGACGCGGAGAAATTTTTTTGCGAGCGTTTGAAGAAAGACGATCGCGCGATCGCTTATCTGAAAAAAAGAGGCCTCAGCGGCGAAACGGCGGCCCGCTTCGGGATCGGGTACGCCGCAGACGCCTGGGACGAATTGCTCAGGGAACTGGGGGCCGACAGCCAGGCACGGAAGCGGATGGTGCTGGCCGGCCTGGTGATCGAAAAAGATCACAACAAGGTCTACGACCGTTTCCGCGACAGGATCATGTTTCCCATACGTGACAGCCGCGGTCGTTGCATAGGATTTGGCGGCCGGGTGCTGGACAAAGGTGAGCCCAAGTACCTGAATTCGCCAGAAACCAGCCTTTTCCACAAGGGACGTGAGTTGTATGGTCTGTACGAAGCACGCCAGCAAAACCGGGAATTGGCCAGACTGATTGTGGTCGAAGGCTATATGGATGTCGTCGGCCTGGCTCAGCACGGGATTACGAATGCGGTGGCGACACTGGGCACCGCAACGACCGCCGCACATTTGAGGCGCCTGTTTCAGGCTTCAGAGGAAATCGTTTTCTGTTTCGATGGCGACAAGGCCGGTCGGGCTGCGGCCTGGCGGGCGCTGGAAAATGCGCTGCCTCAGACCGGCGGGGGCCACCAGATCAGGTTCCTTTTTCTGCCCGACGGGCAGGACCCCGACTCAGTGGTTCGCGAAAACGGCGCCGACACATTTGCAAGCTATATGGCCCAGTCAGAAACGCTGTCGGAATACCTGATGCGGCACCTCAGTGAGCAGGTGGATATGAGCAAACTGGATGGCAAGGCTCGTTTCGCTGAGCTTGCCAGGCCGTTGCTGCGGCAAATACCGCCCGGTGCATTCAGGGAATTGCTCGCCGGCGAGATCGCGGAGCTTGCAGGCGCTGGCAATAGGCTGGCCAGGCAGTTGGCGGAAGATGGGCGCAGACCGAAAAGAGCTCCCCGGAGTAGCCGCAGCAGCGGCCGCGGTGACCTGGTCCGCCAGGCCGTGACAACCCTGCTTCGTTATCCGACGGTGGCAGCTCATGCCGGCGATACCGGCTGGTTGCTGGAGATGGAGGGCGAAGGATGCCGGATCCTGGGTCTGTTACTTGAGGACGCCTTGAATAGTCCCAATATCACGACCGCGATGTTGCTGGAAAGACACCGGGATGATGATCAGTCTGCGGCCCTGATGAAGCTTGCCGCATCGGAATCACTGGTGGATGAGGAGCAAGCGATCGCCGAATTTCGCGACGCACTGAGCATATTGAGCCGGCAATCCGCTGGCATGAGGCTGGACACGTTGCTGGACAATGCGCGCCACAAGGAACTCAACGCAGATGAAAAAAAGGAGTTAAAGGATTTACTCGCCAAGCGGCAATCCGTGGAAGTCGTGGTCGACAGATGA
- a CDS encoding GatB/YqeY domain-containing protein yields MPLRSDIEHDMKTALKGGEKERLMTIRMLLAAIQQKEVDERIELNDVQIIGVAEKLVKQRREAADLYRKAEREELAAKEESEILILKAYLPEPLGAAELATLIDQVIRETGASGIKDMGQVMGRIKARAQGRADMAKVSQQVRARLG; encoded by the coding sequence ATGCCATTACGGTCGGATATCGAGCACGATATGAAGACCGCCCTCAAGGGTGGCGAAAAAGAACGCCTGATGACGATCCGCATGTTGCTGGCGGCGATCCAGCAGAAAGAAGTGGACGAGCGCATCGAACTGAACGATGTGCAGATTATCGGCGTCGCCGAGAAACTGGTCAAACAGCGCCGCGAGGCGGCCGATCTGTACCGCAAAGCGGAACGCGAAGAACTGGCGGCCAAGGAAGAATCGGAAATCCTGATCCTCAAAGCCTATCTTCCGGAGCCGCTCGGCGCAGCGGAACTCGCCACCTTGATCGATCAGGTCATTCGGGAAACCGGAGCCAGCGGCATCAAGGACATGGGTCAGGTAATGGGGCGAATCAAAGCCCGGGCCCAGGGTCGCGCAGACATGGCGAAAGTCAGCCAGCAAGTCCGCGCGCGTCTCGGCTGA
- the folB gene encoding dihydroneopterin aldolase has protein sequence MDKVFLHDLRVQTTIGIFDWERRIRQTIGIDLEMACDVRQAAATDEIGDALDYKKVAKRIIAFVEAAEFQLVETLAEAIAKIVTDEFSVPWVRVAVNKQGAVRGAVGVGIIIERGENASR, from the coding sequence GTGGACAAGGTTTTTCTGCATGACCTGAGGGTCCAGACCACGATCGGGATATTCGACTGGGAGCGTCGCATCAGGCAAACCATCGGTATCGATCTGGAAATGGCCTGCGATGTACGCCAGGCGGCGGCAACCGACGAAATAGGCGATGCGCTGGACTACAAGAAGGTTGCCAAGCGCATAATCGCTTTTGTCGAAGCCGCGGAGTTTCAACTGGTGGAAACGCTGGCCGAGGCAATCGCGAAGATCGTAACCGATGAGTTTTCCGTGCCCTGGGTCCGCGTCGCTGTCAACAAGCAAGGGGCGGTCCGGGGTGCCGTCGGCGTCGGTATTATTATCGAGCGTGGAGAAAATGCCAGTCGCTGA
- the rpoD gene encoding RNA polymerase sigma factor RpoD, whose product MKTRNKDLTNKSATQEAVTPRIDDRQSKLKALIARGKEQGYLTYGEVNDHLPNDIVDPEHIEDIVNMINDMGITVYEKVPDAETLLMSDSAVSADEDDAAEAAAALATVDSEFGRTTDPVRMYMREMGTVELLTREGEIRIAKRIEEGLNQVRGALAMFPDTYRMLLGVYDNITAGSGRLQDMLTGFIDPNASNEPATAAELQAEAKRKEEMKLRGEEEEPVDTGPDPDEVKARMKKIRKFFARSLKFIGKYGPEDSRTMAVRRDLAADMMELKLAPKFFDALVWNLRGHIANIRAQERQIMHYCVAEAGMPRKDFIASFPSNETNQQWVEKHIRAKRKHSSGLSRLKEDILRAQKKLITLEIRTFLGISQIKEINRQMSIGEAKARRAKKEMVEANLRLVISIAKKYTNRGLQFLDLIQEGNIGLMKAVDKFEYRRGYKFSTYATWWIRQAITRSIADQARTIRIPVHMIETINKLNRISRQMLQEIGREPTPEELAIRMEMPEDKVRKVMKIAKEPISMETPIGDDEDSHLGDFIEDATVDSPVDSATTEGLREATYDILGGLTPREAKVLRMRFGIDMNTDHTLEEVGKQFDVTRERIRQIEAKALRKLRHPTRSERLRSFLAED is encoded by the coding sequence ATGAAGACGAGGAACAAAGACTTGACCAACAAAAGCGCAACCCAGGAAGCGGTTACACCACGCATCGATGACCGCCAGTCAAAGTTGAAGGCACTGATTGCCCGCGGCAAGGAACAAGGCTACCTGACCTACGGCGAAGTCAACGATCATTTGCCGAATGACATCGTCGATCCCGAGCATATCGAAGATATTGTCAACATGATCAACGATATGGGTATCACCGTGTACGAGAAGGTGCCGGATGCCGAAACTTTGCTGATGTCGGATAGCGCGGTTTCGGCCGACGAAGACGATGCCGCTGAAGCGGCGGCCGCTCTCGCCACGGTGGACAGCGAATTTGGCCGAACCACAGATCCCGTCCGCATGTACATGCGTGAGATGGGAACCGTCGAGTTGCTGACGCGCGAAGGCGAAATCCGCATCGCCAAGAGAATCGAGGAAGGCCTGAACCAGGTTCGCGGTGCACTGGCAATGTTCCCGGATACCTACCGGATGTTACTGGGTGTTTACGACAATATTACCGCTGGCAGCGGCCGTCTGCAGGATATGCTCACCGGATTCATCGACCCAAACGCCTCGAACGAACCCGCAACCGCAGCTGAGCTGCAAGCGGAAGCCAAAAGAAAAGAAGAAATGAAACTGCGGGGCGAAGAGGAAGAACCCGTTGACACCGGCCCGGACCCCGATGAGGTCAAGGCGCGGATGAAAAAAATCAGGAAATTTTTTGCCCGATCCCTGAAATTCATCGGGAAATATGGTCCGGAAGATTCCCGTACCATGGCGGTTCGGCGAGACCTCGCCGCGGATATGATGGAGCTGAAACTTGCGCCGAAGTTTTTTGATGCGCTGGTATGGAACCTGCGCGGCCACATCGCAAACATTCGCGCACAGGAACGCCAGATTATGCATTATTGCGTCGCGGAAGCAGGGATGCCGCGCAAGGATTTCATCGCCAGTTTCCCGAGCAACGAGACCAACCAACAGTGGGTGGAAAAACATATACGCGCAAAACGCAAACACTCATCCGGCCTGTCCCGGCTCAAAGAAGATATTCTGCGGGCGCAGAAAAAACTGATCACACTGGAGATCAGGACCTTCCTGGGTATTTCGCAAATCAAGGAAATTAACCGCCAGATGTCCATCGGTGAGGCCAAGGCCCGCCGTGCGAAGAAAGAAATGGTCGAGGCCAATCTGCGCCTGGTGATTTCCATTGCCAAGAAATACACCAACCGCGGTTTGCAGTTTCTTGACCTGATCCAGGAGGGCAACATCGGGCTGATGAAGGCGGTGGACAAATTCGAATACCGGCGTGGTTACAAGTTCTCGACCTATGCGACCTGGTGGATTCGGCAGGCGATTACCCGTTCGATCGCCGACCAGGCTCGCACGATCCGCATCCCGGTGCACATGATTGAAACCATCAACAAGCTCAATCGCATTTCCCGCCAGATGCTGCAGGAAATAGGCCGCGAACCCACTCCCGAAGAGCTTGCGATCCGTATGGAAATGCCCGAAGACAAAGTGCGCAAGGTTATGAAAATTGCCAAGGAACCCATCTCCATGGAAACGCCCATCGGCGACGATGAAGACTCTCACCTGGGCGATTTCATCGAAGATGCGACCGTGGATTCCCCGGTCGATTCGGCAACGACGGAAGGGCTCCGTGAGGCAACTTACGATATCCTCGGAGGCCTGACACCGCGGGAAGCCAAAGTCCTGCGCATGCGCTTCGGTATAGACATGAACACGGATCACACACTCGAAGAAGTCGGCAAGCAGTTTGACGTCACGCGTGAACGCATACGTCAGATAGAAGCCAAGGCACTGCGTAAACTACGCCACCCGACGCGCTCGGAACGCTTGCGCAGTTTTCTAGCCGAAGACTAG
- the rpsU gene encoding 30S ribosomal protein S21, whose amino-acid sequence MPSVRVKENEYFDAALRRFKRACEKAGILTELRRREYYEKPTQERKRKKAAAIKRHMKRLSRDNSRRTRLY is encoded by the coding sequence ATGCCCAGCGTTCGAGTTAAAGAGAACGAGTATTTTGACGCCGCGTTGCGGCGTTTCAAGCGTGCCTGCGAGAAAGCCGGCATTCTCACCGAGCTCCGCAGGCGCGAGTATTATGAGAAGCCGACCCAGGAACGCAAGCGCAAGAAAGCCGCGGCAATCAAGCGCCACATGAAGCGACTGTCCAGAGATAACTCCCGCCGCACACGTCTTTACTGA
- a CDS encoding helix-turn-helix transcriptional regulator: protein MRRELMVVSDVRTMALLADPLKAEILREMDQPRTTADLALAMGMPRQKLGYHVRKLEGAGLLANVGESRRGNCVARKLQTAARRIIVVQADSNAATLQDRFTVSGLVESCARTIREVGVLSSAAGNDGEKQPMLTLDTEIAFDNAQEQQAFAQELNELIAALVDRYGSTSSGARCFRLVAASYPKPPDG from the coding sequence ATGAGACGGGAATTGATGGTTGTTTCCGATGTCCGGACGATGGCGTTGCTGGCGGACCCGCTGAAGGCGGAAATTCTGCGAGAAATGGATCAGCCCCGGACGACGGCCGACCTGGCCCTGGCGATGGGCATGCCCAGGCAGAAGCTCGGCTACCACGTCAGGAAACTCGAGGGCGCAGGGTTGTTGGCAAACGTGGGGGAGAGCCGGCGGGGCAACTGTGTCGCGAGGAAACTCCAGACGGCGGCCCGGCGGATCATTGTGGTCCAGGCCGACTCGAACGCGGCGACCTTGCAGGATCGATTTACCGTCAGTGGGCTGGTGGAATCGTGCGCCAGGACAATTCGAGAAGTCGGCGTTTTGTCATCGGCAGCCGGGAACGATGGGGAAAAACAGCCAATGCTGACCTTGGACACGGAAATTGCGTTCGATAATGCGCAGGAACAACAAGCATTCGCCCAGGAACTGAACGAATTGATCGCCGCCCTGGTCGACCGCTATGGGTCAACTTCATCCGGCGCTAGGTGTTTCAGACTTGTTGCCGCGAGCTACCCGAAACCGCCCGACGGTTAG
- a CDS encoding SAM-dependent methyltransferase: MSAARLPVPAADAQAVSQALCAALRKEIRAVGELSFARYMELALYEPGLGYYSAGSRKFGEGGDFVTAPEISPLFSRCLARQCAQVLAAIGGSEQRTILELGAGSGTMAADILAELSALDSLPDRYLILEVSADLRDRQQARLAADMPGYFPNIEWLADFPATPVHGCIIANEVLDALPVERFVIADGRLQQVMVGLEDELFCLRTREMPANLASQLRGRLGLPLANYSPGYTSEFCPALGPWVASIAACLAEGMLLFTDYGLNRADYYHPDRAGGTLMCHYRHRAHAEVFFWPGLQDITAWVEFSAVAEAAGDSGLELAGFTTQAHWLLSLGLDQLVEQSFAGDWKDRLELAQQVKTLTLPGEMGEVFKAIAFTRGLDIALLGFAMRDLSDRL, encoded by the coding sequence ATGAGTGCTGCAAGACTACCGGTTCCAGCGGCGGACGCACAGGCCGTAAGCCAGGCTCTGTGCGCTGCGCTGCGCAAGGAAATCAGGGCTGTCGGCGAGCTGAGCTTTGCCCGCTATATGGAGCTCGCGTTGTATGAACCCGGGCTGGGGTATTACAGCGCGGGCAGCAGAAAATTCGGCGAGGGTGGGGATTTTGTCACCGCGCCAGAGATTTCTCCGCTGTTTTCACGCTGCCTGGCCCGGCAGTGCGCCCAGGTGCTTGCCGCGATCGGCGGCAGCGAGCAGCGAACCATACTCGAACTGGGCGCTGGCAGCGGCACGATGGCTGCCGATATCCTGGCCGAATTGTCAGCCCTGGATTCCCTGCCGGACCGGTACCTTATTCTGGAAGTCAGCGCCGACCTGCGCGATCGTCAACAGGCCAGGCTGGCAGCCGATATGCCCGGGTATTTTCCAAACATCGAGTGGCTGGCGGATTTTCCCGCTACCCCAGTGCATGGCTGCATCATCGCCAATGAAGTGCTCGATGCCCTGCCGGTCGAGCGTTTTGTTATTGCGGACGGGCGGTTGCAACAAGTCATGGTTGGGCTTGAAGATGAGCTTTTTTGCTTGCGCACCCGGGAAATGCCGGCGAATCTGGCCAGCCAGTTGCGCGGTCGTCTGGGTCTGCCGCTCGCGAATTATTCACCCGGTTATACGTCCGAGTTCTGCCCGGCGCTGGGCCCGTGGGTCGCATCGATCGCGGCATGCCTGGCCGAGGGGATGCTGTTGTTTACCGATTACGGCCTCAACCGCGCCGACTACTATCACCCGGATCGTGCTGGCGGAACGCTGATGTGCCACTACCGCCATCGTGCGCATGCCGAGGTTTTTTTCTGGCCGGGGTTGCAGGATATCACCGCCTGGGTCGAGTTTTCCGCAGTGGCCGAAGCCGCTGGCGACAGCGGGCTGGAACTGGCCGGGTTTACGACCCAGGCGCATTGGTTGTTGTCGTTGGGTCTGGACCAACTGGTGGAGCAGTCGTTTGCCGGCGACTGGAAAGATAGGCTGGAATTGGCGCAGCAGGTAAAAACCCTTACCCTGCCCGGGGAAATGGGCGAAGTTTTCAAGGCGATCGCGTTTACCCGCGGGCTGGATATCGCCCTGCTCGGTTTCGCGATGCGCGATTTAAGCGACCGCCTGTGA